In Nitrospiraceae bacterium, the genomic stretch TTGGAGTGAAAGTGAGTGTCGCCACAACCCAGACCAGGAATTTTATTGTGGGAATGCAGGCGCTGGCTGGCACGCCCTATGATGGCCACACGCTGGTCGGGCAATTGGAGCAAGTTAAGCGCCTGACGGGGCAGATTCCCAGTCGCTGTGTGGTCGATCAAGGCTATCGCGGCCATGGGATCGAGCCGTCTCAGACAGAAATCCTCATCAGTCGACAGCGGCGATCGCTCACGTGGGCACTCAAACGCGTGCTACGCCGGCGCAATGCGATCGAACCCATCATTGGACATATGAAGGAGGATGGGTGGCTCGGACGGAATCATTTGAAAGGGAACCTCGGGGACAAACTGAACGCCCTGCTCTGTGGCGTAGGACAGAACCTGCGAGCCATTCTCAGGCACCTGAGAATTTTTTGGCTTCAGTTTGTGATGAGGCAGGAGACGCTGAGTAGAGTCTCGATGCACATTGTTTTTTATCCTGCCTGAAAAACGACTTTTTCAGGGACGACTATTTAACCTGGGCACAGATCCTTCGCCGGGGGCTCAGGATGACCCGTTGAGTGAGGCCACACCAAATCATCACGGATTCGTCCAATGCCTGAACAGAGAAATTGAATTTTTTACAAAACGGGAGGTTGGTAGATAGGAGTCGGTTGCGCCGGCCTTGATTAAGAATACAAATGGCACCAGACCTGGTGGCCTTTTTCGGGAGGACCGATTTGCGTCAATTTCGGCTCCACTGTTTTGCAGACATCCATCACTTCTGGGCAGCGGGGATGGAACCGGCAGCCGGCGGGAGGATGTAAGGGGGACGGGACATCGCCGGGAAGGATAATGCGTTTGGGTGGGGCTGTCGGATCGGGAACCGGATTGGCGGAGAGCAATGCCTGGGTGTAGGGATGTTTGGGAGTGGCAAAGAGATCTTCCGCAGGGGCAACCTCCGCGAACTTGCCCACATACATGACCGCGATCCGGTCGGCGAGATACTGCACCACATTGAGATCATGCGTGATGAACAAATAGGAGAGGTGAAATTCCTGCTGGAGATCGCGAAGCAGGTTCAGGATTTGCGCTTGAATGGAGACATCCAGTGCTGATACCGCTTCATCGCAGACGATGAATTTTGGATTGAGCGCAAGGGCACGCGCAATGCCGACCCGCTGGCGTTGGCCGCCTGAGAATTCATGCGGATACCGTGACTGATGCTCCGGCCGCAACCCCACACGAATAAACAACTGATTCACTTGATCCTGCAAATCCTGGCCTTTGGCGATGTCGTGAATTTTGAGCGGCTCCGCCACAATGGCTCCGATGGTCATGCGGGGATTGAGTGAGCTGTACGGGTCCTGAAAAATGATTTGCATCCGTCGGCGGGTCTTCCGTAACTCCCGGGGGGTGAGGGTCAACACGTTTTTCCCCTCGAACATTACCTCCCCTGCGGTCGGCTCCATGAGACGGAGAATACTTCGTCCCACCGTGGTTTTGCCGCACCCCGACTCCCCGACCAGGCCCAACGTTTCTCCCTGTTTCAGATGGAAGGTGACATCATCGACCGCCTGGACCCATGCCGACACACGGGAAAAGAGCCCGCTCCGAACGGGGAAATATTTCTTCAATCCTGTGACTTGAAGTAGGGATGTTGTAGATTCAGTCATGGGTAACAACGAAATCTTACAGTGGGATAAAGGATGTTTTCACAACAGAATTGGGCATAAAGATCCATACCCTTATGTCTCTTTTTTGTCATACAACCAGCACACGGTTTCATGCGACTCCCCTATTTGCACCGTGGGTGGGGGTTGAAGAGGACAATGATCCATCACGTCCGGACAGCGTGAAGAAAAATGACACCCCACCGGATACTGTAAAGGGGACGGCACCGTTCCTGGAATCGCTTCCAGCCTGGCCTGACGCTCCCCCGGTCGAGGCAGCGATTTTAGAAGCGCGCTCGTATAGGGATGACTGGGATTCCCAAATAATTCCTTTACGGTTGCCCGTTCGGCAATTTTGCTCGCATACATGACAATGACATCCTGGGCAAATTGTGCAACCACTCCCAAATTGTGAGTAATCAGGAGAATCGCCATACCCATATCCTTTTGGAGCGCGGAGAGCAGATCCAGAATTTGCGCTTGTATGGTCACATCCAGGGCGGTGGTCGGTTCGTCAGCAATCAACAAATCAGGTTGACAGGCAAGGGCCATGGCGATCATCACGCGTTGCTTCATCCCGCCCGACATTTCATGCGGGTATTGATCGAGGCGGCGCTCGGGAGCTGAAATGCGGACTTTATCCAACAGGCTGATCACTTCTTTCCGAATGTCGCGATCCGAGAGGGTGGTATGAATTTTCAGAACCTCACCGATCTGATCGCCGA encodes the following:
- a CDS encoding dipeptide ABC transporter ATP-binding protein; amino-acid sequence: MTESTTSLLQVTGLKKYFPVRSGLFSRVSAWVQAVDDVTFHLKQGETLGLVGESGCGKTTVGRSILRLMEPTAGEVMFEGKNVLTLTPRELRKTRRRMQIIFQDPYSSLNPRMTIGAIVAEPLKIHDIAKGQDLQDQVNQLFIRVGLRPEHQSRYPHEFSGGQRQRVGIARALALNPKFIVCDEAVSALDVSIQAQILNLLRDLQQEFHLSYLFITHDLNVVQYLADRIAVMYVGKFAEVAPAEDLFATPKHPYTQALLSANPVPDPTAPPKRIILPGDVPSPLHPPAGCRFHPRCPEVMDVCKTVEPKLTQIGPPEKGHQVWCHLYS
- a CDS encoding ABC transporter ATP-binding protein; translated protein: MESRVHPLLQVSNLRTSFFTDKGEIKAVDDVSFSIQGGQTLALVGESGCGKSVAALSIMRLIASPGRVIGGTIRFKGQSLLDLTEKDMRRIRGKSIGMVFQEPMTSLNPVMSIGDQIGEVLKIHTTLSDRDIRKEVISLLDKVRISAPERRLDQYPHEMSGGMKQRVMIAMALACQPDLLIADEPTTALDVTIQAQILDLLSALQKDMGMAILLITHNLGVVAQFAQDVIVMYASKIAERATVKELFGNPSHPYTSALLKSLPRPGERQARLEAIPGTVPSPLQYPVGCHFSSRCPDVMDHCPLQPPPTVQIGESHETVCWLYDKKET